Genomic segment of Colletotrichum destructivum chromosome 5, complete sequence:
CATGTTGACAAGTCATCGTCAATGCGATTGCCAAAAACCTGCGATGGAAGCGATGAAGGCTATCCCGGGAGACGCATAGGCCAAAAACTCGCAGCCCTTGAACTCAAAGTTGAGAGGAAACAGCACAGGCGAACTCATTCATGGCTAGAGTTCCTCCACAGACCCTTACACGCGGATAGTTGTGAGTTCTGCCCCGTCGGGTACTTGAGTGAGCCGAGGGAGTCTGCGGTTTTGAGTTGTTTAGCATCATCTATTCTCCGCTTCGATATGGTTTGTCGACTGCGTCCTGTCGAATGCTGCTTATAGACTTAATTGGCAAGCTTTTTGTGTACCCGCCTTACCCTGCTTGGCTCCTTGTACGGGAACAGGTTGAACAGGTAAGTTTGGCGGATCGTGCTCTGATGTTGTCGTGCCCATTCTAGAGGGCATGCCTTAAGAGGCAGACAACTTGTGTTATAATTACAGCAGGCTTGTTGACGCCGTGAAAGAGTCGAGTTGTTTCTTGATCCAGTTAGCACGATCCACAAACCCACGGAGGCATGATGCCCGACACCCGCCCTTGGTGGCTGGAGACTGATGAACACCAGGTCCAGGCTTTTGTTAGCGTGATGCTCACGTCCACGACCTGCGATGTGACGTTCTTTTGTGGTGTGGTGGCCATGGCTGTTTTGTGTGACTAAAGTTAGGTGCACAGAAACGCACAAGAAGGTTGCCCAATCGGTGCCGCAGAAATGCAATGGCAAACCATGGACAGCACTTCAACTTTAACAACTGGGCCACGGCAGGAAGAACTGGCTGATCGGGGCGTGACCACGCACAGTAGATGGATGGCGAACAACATCTGATTTTGAAAAGACGTTTGATTAGCCCATCCCCGTCGGTTCAACAGGCGGGCGTCGTGAGAAATGGATAAATAAGGCGTGCAACCGACGATAGGGGATGCTGGGAGGGAACCTTTGTCGTGTTTGCAGAATATAGTGTAAATAGCAGGATCGTCTCACCCGGCCCACTGACTGAGGCTTCTCAAAAGAGGGCAGATCTGGCAAGCTGGACAATGGGTCTTGAGTCCAGCCAGAGTAATAGGGAGGATGCTAGGGCTGCGTCGAGCAACGGGAGGTTCTGCCGTCTACCATACTGaatcgaggtcgaggttgacAAAAGCTTGATGACTCGCAGTCCAGGTCGACATCGAGCGTACTTTCTTCGAGAACCCATGTGTCTAACTAGAATTACCAATGTCCGGGAAAGAGTAGGCGTATGGCGGCGCAttcctctcttcttcagGCGCGTCCTCCCGACGCGCCCCGTCCGGTCGGTTGTAATGAGGTGATGTGGCATATGCTTGCGAGACACGCGAAGTAGTGTGTGGTGGACGACGGGACGTGTAAGAAGGCAACTCACTGGCCAGACCGAACGAGGGCTGCATGGCGACTTGCGAGAAAGACGTCGTCATGTTGAAGGGGGTCGAACGGGCGTTGACAAGGCAAAGGCGGGGCTAAAGAGCCGAATGGATAAGAAATATTCCGAGAAGCTCGTCCTGCTAATGGGAAGACAGTTGCTGTTGTGTTGGAACCCGGGGAACCGGAGCGCGCCCGACGATTCACGTCTTTCGTTAAAGGTACATAGGCGGTAGCGAATGGGAAACGCGCAGGGCCACCGGGAGGAGGCCCGTCAGCGCAAGCAAGCCACTTGGACTTGATGACTGGCTGGGGACGAAGCCTGGCATTGCCAATACTCGCCCggggaaggaagaggagataACAGACGCAAGGACTGCAATATTGCGCATAGACGGAATATGCCTGTTTGTCTGCAGACAGAAACGTGGAGCAGGTACCGGTCgcacctccctcccttccgaACAGAAACTCCTGGGTGCCGCGTCCACGGAAAGGGTCTCGGCCTCTACTTCTTTCATGCTTTCCCACCATGGCAGACATGTGCCGCACCGACTCCTTCCATTAGAtgcttgacctttatgggcccctAACGTACGACGTCCCTCTCATAGATTCGCACTTAAATTTAGGTATCCAGCGTTGAGAGCGTTGTGCTTGTCTTGACGTGGTCTCACTTGTCCGAAGAGTCTGCACTTCCCAGATACAGGTCTCGCTGGCTTTCTCGCGCAACCACTGTCCCGCCGGTCCGTGTCCACTACCTCGCCTATATTGCAGCCTGTTATAGGTTTCACCGTCCCACCGTAGAGGCTTGCTTGAACCCCGCCGTTTCTTAGGCCCAGCAGGCTTTCCTGCACCTCGAGGGGACCGCCTTAGCTGCGCAGCTCATGTGAACCTGTACGAGGCGAAGGGGGAACGGATCAAAGAAATTTTGTCCGAGTGCCGGCTGAGAGTCCAAGAAAAATGGGTGCGAAAAATAAAACAAAGGTCAGAACAGACAGGAGACGCAAtcaacgccgacggctcTGGCGTCCTTGGCAGTCGAGCCCGAGAACCACGACACCGACAAGACCCGAGCCGCATTCTTCGTACGCGCACTCTGATGGACCACCATCTACTATGCATGTGCAAACGGCGTTGTGCACTTCACCACCAACGGACTGCACGATGACGATCTATGATGCAGCATTGCAGTCGAAAAGGGGCAAGGGGTTTAATTGGGAGCAACGAACATGACAGGGCTGGGCTGGTCAGAAATGGCCTACCATTTCGTTGACACCATATCTCGGGTGTCCGCGAACCGTCGCCCATCTTCACAGTTATGGTCGAGAAATGGAAACAGAGACAGCCCTGCGTTACGCTGCGCTACGCTGCGGAAACAAAGGTCCCTTCCCCATGTCCACAGGTCAGGTTCACGCCATCAAATGCTCCGCACGGTCGCGAGGGTCTCGTCGGGTCGGGTCCCTTGCTTCgcggatgcggatgccgTGTTCCTTGCCCCAGGTGCCTAGGCGCCTaggtgttggtggtggatCCACGACAATGTCACCGGATACATGATGTACGAACCCTGCTTGTGCTGGCCGTGGTAGTACTGGTGCAGGCTGCTTCTCAGGGCTGGCGTGACGAGGCACATGGGCTCATCTGGTCCGTGGTCTCACGTGGTAAAGCAGAGCCGACAAGATCTGTTCGAGCCAGGTCTCTTTGTCCAACTTTTCATGAGCCTCACGTTATGGTAGGAAGGACGAAGAATTGTTGTTTTCCGCAGAGGATACTACGAGAGGCGCTCGCGCGCGCGAAACACCGGGAACATTGTTTACTGATGGCAATATCCCACCCTTTGTTCGAGGCCGTCTACATTGCTAGCCCCATGCAATGACCCCGTCCCAACACCTTCTAGGTTTCAGCAGCAGCTTACAATGCAGCTGGCCAGCCTCCAGGTAGGCAGATTGGAGattttattttattataCATATTTCTATATTTGGTTTCCTTAGCAACAAACATTTCATTTATGTATCGGCATATACATCGCATCGCATTCAGAGCGCATGGGGGTGGGAGGGTTGGGGAGAGAGCTTGACGGTCACCTCGGGACCCGAGTCGCGGTGCAAGGAGGCAGGCAGACAAGTGAGAAAAGGAATGAGTAAAAAGATACGTACGCACGTGCCCCACCTGACGGTGCCTTTCTGTCGTTGTGTCAAACCTTTCTGCCTCCCACGTGCGTCCTTGGTTTCTTCTGCCAGTACTTGTGCGCGCGGTGGCTCGCAGAAAAGCAAAGGGCAAGGAGAGAAGGCCCAGGAAGAAAAATAAGGATGTCTGCACACAGTGTGGAAGCTGTGACTAAGGCACTGTCCATATGTCTCTGCCCTGCTACCTTCCGCCTCGTGTTGGTAGTATCACGTGTGGGCATCTCATTCTTTCTTCGTGCAAGAGGGAGGAGCTTTCTGCAACTGTATTATACATACAAAGTGTTGTTCCTATTTTCCCTATCTCGAAAACTTCCACTCCACCCGGTTAGTCATCTCGCTGAACCCAGATTGGCGAGAAGGTGGGGGTGGTGCAGCGTCAGCATGGCAGGAACGAGGTTGGCAGGAAGGGAAAGTGCGACGCCGAACGGGTCCCGCTGtcacctcttcctccctctccctcgcgtCCATCCATGTCCTGCCAGCCAGATTAGGGGACAAATCGTCTAGGAAACAGATAGATATCTGTCTGTTTGGCACCTGATTTACCTAGGTAGATTTTTTACTCAAATCCCGACAGACGATTGGATTTCGCAACGTCTCCCGGATCGGTTTCTGTCATTTGAGGCATTCAACAACAAATGTTCCGGTGAAGCATACAGTCTCGGAAAGACTTCTGCGTCTCCGGCACACACTTTTTGCGCTCGCTTGCATCGAGGAAGacaaagacgaagagggagagggagaagaaacTTTTTCCCCATCGCAAGTTCCTACCCAGGTAAGTACTTGTAGTAAGTAGTACCTTGGGCACACGCGTATGCAATACATACATATACCACTTCACACGCAGCATCTTACCGCCCATACGGACGACAGCCAGAGACAAGAAAGACAAGCGGCCAGCGAGAGACACCACTACCACACGCGCCTCCTGGCAAGCACCAGCCCTCAAACGGTGCCAACGATCGCCGAAAGTCTACAAGACCCCTGAGCCCGGTCGCACTGCTACCACCATCTGCAGCCAATCCGAGCTCCCTCCTGACGCCGTTTTCCCCTCTAGAGGCTGTGCCACCAAGGAATCCGGTTGTCGTCCAGCGAGAAGAcgcaccggcggcgcccccaATTCTCTTGTCTCTCGTCCTTGCAAGCCCGCTCACTAGCCTCCGTCCCGCTCTCCCTCCAGGTTAAATCCGCCTCCCACCAGGGTTCCATTCACCTatccacccacccatccCCTCCTCGACTGCCCACTACAAtcactaccaccaccaccaccacttccTCCACTTGCTCCTACAACAACAGTGATTCATCCGTATCCTCACCAAGCACGGTACTTCTCCTATCAACCTGCTTCTGCGATCACCACGGCTACTGTCCTCCCTCAAACGATTCAGACAGAAAATATTCACACTCCGCCACAGCACAAACACAGACAAGAGACATCAACACAACTCGTCATCTTTCGATATCGGACACAAGCAAAGAAACACCGACGAGCTACTAGTGACGAAAGGCCCACAGTGTCCTTTGGGCAAAGACAGAGATAGCGCAATCGCTGCCTGCACTGTCGCCGCATTCTCGAGGTCTGCGGCAAGCTAGTCACTTACATAGAAAGAACCTTCGTCAAGGTCGTCGCAGTTCTCCACCCACCCAGGCAAGGTACTCGAAAAGCATACAGGTACCTCAGCAGCGTTGCCTCTACCCATACCGAACTCTTTCCAACTTCACGCGATCGGACTCTGATTGGTACGATACGTCCCTTCTCAGTGCTCCTGCAGCGGCGCAATTGGATCTCCACAGCACGAGCGGCCCTTGTCCCTCcactcccccctccccctcccccccctccctcagTTCACTCTCAGTGTCCAAACGcgactggactggactgggtcCGAATCCAAAGGCTCGAACAAGGGCCACTACCCCCCAAGGGAAACCCCGTCGACGCCCCCGGGCCCAGTAgccaccaccacggccaaCTTCGCTTCTAAGCCCACTCAGCAAGCCGACGTGCAACAAGTCCGTCGTTTACCGGTCCGGTACATGGtgtcgccctcgacatcTCTCAATTCCCATCGTCCCCCGAAGTCACTTGGGGTCCCCTCAAGTACCAAACTGAAATCCCTTAGCCGCATGCTGCTTTTCCTCGATACTTTGAGCTGCAAGAAACTCCACGATAAGTCGACAAattcgccgacgacgacgacgcagtCCGTCTTGCAACATCCTTCCGCTCCTCCGCCCGCTTTAACCTCCTCTCTTGACCACACAAGCTTGCCCAAGCTCACAATCAGATTGCGCCCCCAGCTTCCTCTGCTTTCCAACCCGGATCCAAGCAACCCAGATCAGagcgccccctcccccccgtcACGGTAGTCGTGCTGTCGGCCTGACCTTAGTTGTCTTTCGGCTCTAGTCCTCGAGTCAACCCACCCGTGGGTGTAGTCCCATTGGGTACCTGTCACCTCAAGCTTCGAGGGGCCCCAGCAAGTCGACTTGCTCTACCCTGTCATCTGCTGCATACCAACCGCTCGCCGGTACCCAAGTCACCGACCGACTCTTGAACGAAACCAGCAGCCCATCAggcgcagcagcggcagcagcaacaaccaCAGTAGCACATGCACTCCCCCATGCTCGCAGAGTGAAGCCAGCCGTCCGTCCTCTCTTGTCCTGACGCACCATACCGCACCCCAACCCAACTCAACCCATCAAGGCGCACACCATTCCTCCCGGTCTTCCCTCACTTCACACACTTTTCATCAACACATCTCGCCATCCATCCCTCTACCATCAATACTACCAACAACTCGCGCGGCACACCTTGGCATTCTGGTCCCCCCTCTTTCCCGAACTCTAAGGCACGACACATACATAACCTTTGCGACGACTCACCTCGCATTTCCCTCGCACGCTCCATCTCCCACTCCTCTCCCCAAAACCCGGTTCTAGCCCCCCAACTTTTCTACTTCGCCCTTCGTAGCAGGCTGCATTCTTTCGCCGCCCTGTGTCTCGTCGCGCATTGAGAATCGACCTCAGCGCCCGATAATTCCCATCGCGTCCTGGCCCATCAAACTGCATTCTTGTCCACGCCTACCTGAGCCGCTCGTCCCTGATCAGCGCGATCGTCACATCCCTCCCTTTTCCCATTACAATTCCAACGCAATCCCCAAGGCACCACCACGCGCCAGCGCATGCACCGCACCACCGGCGGATGACCGGCGAGTAAAGGTGAACCAGGCGCATTTGCACCCTCATCGATCGAATCCGACTTTCTGACATGACATCGAGTCGCGCCAGCCCTTTTCTACcgacaacaaccacaacGAAGATCGCCATGGCTGCGCCGGCTTTTCTACAACAATCGCAACCTTTTAGGTCGTCCAACACCCAAGCCCCATTCCTTTCGTCCGTCAACCCCTTTGACCGCGATGCGACGAAACCCGTCGGTACCCCTTTCGCCAACTCGGCCCCCGTCGTATCCTCGGTTCTGATCCGTCGTCTCCCGCTGAATACCTCGGAGGAATCTCTTCGCCTGATGGTGGTCTGGTCCAAGGAACTGGTCGACGTTGAGGTGCTTCCAGTGGACCAGTCAGAGGACATCGGATTTCGGTCGGCCGTTTTGAAATTTAGATCTACCAACGGTGCAATCGAAGCGAAAAACATGCTTGATGGGAAATCCAACATTTCCAACGATGCTAGCATGATTGTTGAGGTTTTGGGAGGTAGCCCGACCGCACCAAGGAGATACGCTGAACCCGCAGGGAACGGGTCGTCTAGTActacctcctccgccgcgtcTTCGGCTCCGTCTTCGCGACAACCTTCGCGCTTCAACGGCGCATTCCAGTCCCTCGAGAAGATCTCGCCGCCCATGAACGGTATCTACGGCTCCAGCGAGCTGCCCAACCCAGACTCGAGTGCACACTACCAGAATCTGTTTTCACCCCAATCTCCGATCGGGAACCATCTAACGGAGCGAACGCGCATCTCTGGGAAATCGTTGatcaacgacgacgccgccgacgatgacgagacTGGCGAGTTGCTGAAGGACCCAGTCGCCTACGCGGAAAACGGTGCCACGGCCCAGAGAAGGGCCACCGCCCCA
This window contains:
- a CDS encoding Putative RNA recognition motif domain, nucleotide-binding alpha-beta plait domain superfamily, translating into MTSSRASPFLPTTTTTKIAMAAPAFLQQSQPFRSSNTQAPFLSSVNPFDRDATKPVGTPFANSAPVVSSVLIRRLPLNTSEESLRLMVVWSKELVDVEVLPVDQSEDIGFRSAVLKFRSTNGAIEAKNMLDGKSNISNDASMIVEVLGGSPTAPRRYAEPAGNGSSSTTSSAASSAPSSRQPSRFNGAFQSLEKISPPMNGIYGSSELPNPDSSAHYQNLFSPQSPIGNHLTERTRISGKSLINDDAADDDETGELLKDPVAYAENGATAQRRATAPQLPISRLASLSLNTSATPSPSSLPQYGQQGISAISAHPVMSPTAMGGGPHSVPFPMGGNHPYGRHNFPPVNPADQNPPCNTLYVGNLPIDTSEEELKAMFSKQRGYKRLCFRTKQNGPMCFVEFEDVSFATKALHELYGHPLHNSVKGGIRLSFSKNPLGVRSGQTPGPATSPMSGMMAGSANGFKTTNGPPPGLAAPPGLGTGRFNGNPGAQSYTVAGFPASGNNNVWNGYNSNAMTAGGPGSLMNGNNSNYLPPHMLGR